A genomic stretch from Sulfurovum riftiae includes:
- a CDS encoding Wzz/FepE/Etk N-terminal domain-containing protein yields MENNVQYIEKETIDLRELFSVLKRRKKLIWSVTALFTLLALIYIFVAKPVYEVKTMIEVGQIDAKPIDNINDIKQKLLYEYQVNTKGKKRKLPRVNTISVPKGSKSILSLTIHSNNNKEGIKFIQKVIGKIETQYKEKTDAYTESQKELIKLVQSDIKENETSLEAMKKELNTYNQKIISLKKEDAALAGIYALQIGQKQTELQELKKYISELKNKEQELKLSIGPLMMNPTHIVGEIETLEKPIKPKKKLIVTVAFITGLMLSVFLAFFLEFIRGMKQEDEVQ; encoded by the coding sequence TTGGAAAATAACGTACAATATATTGAAAAAGAAACTATAGATTTAAGAGAGCTTTTTTCTGTTCTGAAAAGAAGAAAAAAGCTTATATGGTCAGTCACTGCACTTTTTACATTACTTGCACTTATATATATATTTGTAGCAAAACCTGTTTATGAAGTAAAAACGATGATCGAAGTAGGACAGATAGATGCAAAACCGATTGATAACATTAATGATATAAAACAAAAGCTTTTATATGAATATCAAGTGAATACAAAAGGAAAGAAAAGAAAACTTCCTCGAGTTAACACTATTTCAGTACCTAAAGGTTCCAAAAGTATTCTCTCATTAACAATTCATAGTAATAATAATAAAGAAGGTATCAAGTTTATTCAAAAAGTTATTGGTAAAATAGAGACACAATATAAAGAAAAAACTGATGCCTATACAGAAAGCCAGAAAGAGTTAATTAAACTTGTTCAATCCGACATTAAGGAAAATGAAACAAGTCTTGAAGCAATGAAAAAAGAGTTAAATACATATAATCAAAAGATCATTTCTCTTAAAAAAGAGGATGCCGCATTGGCAGGAATATATGCTCTTCAAATAGGTCAAAAGCAGACTGAACTACAAGAGCTTAAAAAATATATCTCAGAACTTAAAAACAAAGAGCAGGAACTAAAACTTTCTATTGGTCCACTTATGATGAACCCCACTCACATTGTAGGAGAGATTGAAACTTTGGAAAAACCAATAAAACCAAAGAAAAAACTCATCGTTACTGTAGCTTTCATTACAGGATTGATGCTTTCTGTCTTTTTGGCTTTCTTTTTGGAATTTATAAGGGGAATGAAACAGGAAGATGAAGTTCAGTAA
- a CDS encoding glycosyltransferase family 4 protein, whose amino-acid sequence DYLWVLYKDSKKIKKNIIKFIIGLADKGIILSSVLKRNLQPFLSDEKIYELPNFISNSLLEHDIEKTISNQKDQKLKILFLSNLIKEKGIIDFLEAMLILENKNIDFEVHIAGDIPAFMEKEIQKYFEKLNSILHYHGVVKGKQKKDLLLSSHIFVFPTLQEAQGIVLLEAMATANIILSTHVGGISDIFKTNKNGFTIDTHNPKQIADKISKIQSERISYNKMLIENYFEVKKKYTEKIFFGNLYKILMD is encoded by the coding sequence GACTATTTATGGGTACTCTATAAAGATTCTAAGAAAATAAAAAAAAATATTATAAAATTTATTATAGGTTTGGCGGATAAAGGAATTATTTTATCATCAGTTTTAAAAAGAAATCTTCAACCCTTCCTAAGTGATGAAAAGATTTATGAGTTACCCAATTTTATTTCAAATTCTCTTTTGGAACATGATATTGAAAAAACTATTTCTAATCAAAAAGATCAAAAATTAAAAATCTTATTTTTGAGTAATTTAATAAAAGAAAAAGGAATCATCGATTTTTTAGAAGCTATGTTGATTTTAGAAAACAAGAATATTGATTTCGAAGTTCACATTGCCGGTGACATTCCTGCTTTTATGGAAAAAGAGATCCAGAAATATTTTGAAAAACTAAATAGTATTCTTCACTATCATGGTGTAGTGAAGGGTAAACAAAAAAAAGATCTATTGCTTTCATCACATATTTTTGTTTTTCCAACACTTCAAGAAGCACAAGGAATTGTACTTCTCGAAGCAATGGCCACTGCCAATATTATTCTTTCTACTCATGTTGGAGGAATTTCCGATATTTTCAAAACAAACAAAAATGGCTTTACCATAGACACTCATAATCCTAAACAAATCGCTGACAAAATCAGTAAAATACAGAGTGAACGAATATCATATAATAAAATGCTGATCGAAAACTATTTTGAAGTCAAAAAAAAATATACTGAGAAAATCTTCTTTGGCAACTTATATAAAATATTAATGGATTAA
- a CDS encoding mannose-1-phosphate guanylyltransferase/mannose-6-phosphate isomerase: MTNIILCGGSGTRLWPISRTLMPKQFVKLFNDKSLFQLTVERNSKVCDSQFIVSNAEQYFLARDQLEELKIPDAHLGKGLGIQPENDKDCRYLLEPVGRNTAPAIALACMALDEEEIVLVTPSDHLIKNEKAYKEVIAKAKAFAEDNSLVTFGIQPTFAEIGFGYIEADGFNVKAFHEKPDLETADSYLKAGNYYWNSGMFCFKAGVFLEELQKYSPTIYDACKTAIDSRVKHENDDMIRVKHEDMLNIPDDSIDYAVMEKSNTVKVVPSNIDWSDVGSFDALYDELEQDTNGNTKNDKHIAIDSTNNLVIGDERVIATVDVDNLIIVDSGDALLVSKKGSSQKVKKVVRELKEQASNLPNIHLTAHRPWGTYTVLEDTPGYKIKRIVVKPGKRLSLQKHFHRNEHWIVVSGTATVTVGEETKIIRPNESTYIKMGEVHRLANNGVIPVVLIEAQVGEYTGEDDIVRLEDDFKRN, from the coding sequence ATGACAAATATAATTTTATGTGGAGGCAGCGGCACAAGACTTTGGCCTATTAGCCGAACCTTGATGCCAAAACAGTTTGTAAAACTTTTTAATGATAAATCTCTTTTTCAACTTACAGTGGAGAGAAACTCAAAAGTATGTGACTCTCAATTCATAGTTTCAAATGCAGAGCAATATTTTTTAGCTCGTGATCAGTTAGAAGAGTTAAAGATTCCCGATGCCCATTTAGGTAAGGGGCTGGGGATACAACCTGAAAATGACAAAGATTGCAGATATCTTTTAGAGCCTGTTGGTCGTAATACTGCACCAGCCATTGCCCTTGCATGTATGGCACTTGATGAAGAAGAGATCGTACTTGTTACTCCGAGTGATCACCTCATTAAAAATGAAAAAGCGTATAAAGAGGTGATAGCAAAAGCTAAAGCCTTTGCAGAAGACAATAGTCTGGTAACTTTTGGCATTCAACCAACATTTGCCGAGATAGGTTTTGGATACATCGAAGCAGACGGCTTTAATGTCAAAGCATTTCATGAAAAACCTGATCTAGAAACGGCAGATAGTTACCTGAAAGCGGGAAACTACTACTGGAACTCCGGGATGTTCTGTTTTAAAGCAGGAGTATTTTTAGAGGAGCTTCAAAAGTACAGCCCTACAATCTATGATGCCTGTAAAACAGCCATAGATTCTCGTGTCAAGCACGAGAATGACGATATGATAAGAGTAAAGCATGAAGATATGCTTAACATTCCAGATGACAGCATCGACTACGCAGTAATGGAGAAATCGAACACAGTAAAAGTAGTGCCGAGTAACATTGACTGGTCAGATGTAGGAAGCTTTGATGCGCTTTACGATGAGTTGGAACAAGATACCAATGGCAATACAAAAAATGACAAACATATAGCCATTGATAGTACAAATAACCTTGTGATAGGTGATGAAAGGGTCATTGCCACTGTTGATGTGGACAACCTCATCATCGTAGACAGTGGTGATGCCCTGCTTGTCAGTAAAAAAGGTAGTTCCCAAAAAGTTAAAAAAGTGGTACGAGAACTAAAAGAACAAGCATCAAATCTTCCAAACATACATCTTACTGCACATAGGCCATGGGGAACGTATACTGTCTTGGAAGACACACCTGGTTACAAAATAAAACGTATCGTTGTTAAACCTGGCAAGAGACTCAGTTTACAAAAACACTTTCATAGAAATGAACACTGGATCGTAGTAAGCGGTACTGCCACCGTAACTGTAGGAGAAGAAACAAAGATCATACGTCCTAATGAATCTACCTACATTAAAATGGGAGAGGTACACCGATTGGCTAACAATGGTGTCATCCCTGTTGTCCTTATAGAGGCTCAAGTTGGAGAGTATACTGGAGAAGATGATATTGTCAGACTTGAAGATGACTTTAAGCGTAACTAA
- a CDS encoding exopolysaccharide biosynthesis polyprenyl glycosylphosphotransferase, with translation MKELYSKIILLLVDTMVIVLSIIIGYQLRILFDNSFVSTFGHSLSVYLNFPLIYIATLSMLAYEGIYTKRYDFWHESRQIMKALILSFILVLAFLAMTKSIQVYSRATIIFIYASMILLIPFFKIIIKKLLYRGGLWQRKASVYSNDPFVTKEIFDNYYLGYVKSDDGKAKTVFINSEDADAEELHQIINEEIRKTDEVIFVPLISEYDLTQSTIYQLSNTRTNLIVYKNRLKSKYRQIVHILFNYILAIALLPILLPIIGILAFLIKRESPGPVFFAHMRVGKHGKLIPTLKFRSMYQDAQERLERLLETDPAIRKEWEKNFKLKNDPRVTKIGAIMRKTSLDELPQIFNVLKGEMNFVGPRPIIQQEIDQYYKENAEYYFMVKPGITGLWQVSGRSDTDYDFRVATDKWYVSNWSLWLDIVILFKTVKTVLKREGAY, from the coding sequence ATGAAAGAGCTATATTCAAAAATAATATTACTGTTAGTTGATACTATGGTGATAGTCTTATCTATTATCATTGGTTATCAATTAAGGATCTTGTTTGATAACTCCTTTGTAAGTACGTTTGGTCATAGTCTTTCTGTATACCTGAATTTTCCTCTCATCTACATTGCCACCCTCTCTATGCTAGCCTATGAAGGAATCTATACCAAAAGATATGATTTTTGGCATGAAAGCAGACAGATCATGAAGGCATTAATTTTATCTTTCATCCTTGTTTTGGCATTTTTGGCAATGACCAAGTCTATACAGGTATATTCCAGGGCAACAATAATTTTCATCTACGCCAGTATGATACTACTTATCCCTTTCTTTAAAATTATTATTAAGAAACTTCTCTATCGTGGGGGTTTATGGCAAAGGAAAGCTTCTGTTTATAGTAATGATCCTTTTGTAACCAAGGAAATATTTGATAACTATTATCTCGGATATGTCAAATCCGATGATGGAAAAGCAAAAACTGTTTTCATCAACTCAGAAGATGCAGATGCTGAGGAACTACATCAAATCATCAATGAAGAAATACGAAAAACAGATGAAGTGATTTTTGTGCCACTCATTAGTGAATATGATCTTACACAATCAACGATCTATCAACTTTCAAACACCAGAACCAATCTTATTGTCTATAAAAATCGTCTAAAAAGTAAATACAGACAAATAGTACATATACTCTTTAATTACATACTTGCAATTGCTCTTTTACCTATCTTGCTGCCGATTATAGGAATTCTTGCTTTCCTCATTAAAAGAGAATCTCCGGGTCCAGTATTTTTTGCACATATGAGGGTAGGGAAACACGGGAAACTCATACCAACATTGAAATTTAGAAGTATGTATCAGGATGCACAGGAACGCTTGGAAAGATTACTTGAAACTGACCCTGCAATACGAAAGGAGTGGGAGAAAAACTTCAAACTCAAAAATGATCCTCGAGTAACAAAAATAGGTGCTATTATGCGTAAAACATCTTTAGATGAATTACCACAAATCTTTAATGTACTTAAGGGTGAAATGAACTTTGTCGGACCACGCCCTATCATACAACAAGAGATAGACCAGTACTATAAAGAAAATGCAGAATATTACTTCATGGTAAAACCAGGAATTACGGGGCTATGGCAAGTCAGTGGACGGAGCGATACAGACTATGACTTCAGAGTGGCTACAGACAAATGGTACGTTTCAAACTGGTCACTCTGGCTTGATATTGTAATTCTTTTCAAGACGGTTAAGACCGTTCTTAAACGAGAGGGGGCATATTGA
- a CDS encoding WcaI family glycosyltransferase, whose translation MKTNITLIGINFYPEDSSTGLYSTQMLEYLAKTHNVEVITGFPYYPEWKIRKEYENRPTYLTEKKEITIYRYKQYVPKEPTFKKRILHLLDFTFGSIRNVFKVKKCDLVICIVPFTSSIALGLLMAKLRGAKVWVHIQDFEFDAAVESGLAGEQKGLKAKIFKGLFWLEKKLLDKADIISTISYGMLSKLETKADTPTYFFPNWVDENFINPQNAKQHELMKSQKFKVLYSGNIGAKQDWEFFLKVIEYFKDDETIEFIVVGAGAKKEWLVQATKSYHNVLHFMPVEYETLPDLLCSADLHILFQKNDVVDTVMPSKLLGMMASAVPSVVTGNLESEVAKVFEVSKGGYFYDSKCFNDVVGAIKQLTSEQSKAKEMGFNARAYIVEHFSASKVLENFETKVQEVIGND comes from the coding sequence ATGAAAACTAACATAACACTGATTGGCATAAATTTTTATCCTGAAGACAGTTCAACAGGACTCTACAGTACACAAATGTTAGAATACCTGGCAAAAACACATAATGTTGAAGTCATTACGGGTTTCCCCTATTATCCGGAGTGGAAAATACGAAAAGAATATGAAAACAGGCCAACATACCTGACTGAAAAAAAAGAGATAACCATATATCGTTACAAGCAGTATGTACCAAAAGAACCTACTTTTAAAAAAAGAATACTTCATCTGCTCGATTTTACCTTTGGAAGCATACGCAATGTTTTTAAGGTCAAAAAGTGTGATCTGGTTATCTGCATCGTACCCTTTACAAGTTCCATTGCTCTAGGATTACTTATGGCTAAACTTCGTGGAGCTAAAGTATGGGTACACATACAAGACTTTGAGTTTGATGCAGCAGTAGAATCAGGTTTGGCAGGTGAACAAAAAGGCCTGAAAGCAAAAATATTCAAGGGACTGTTTTGGTTGGAAAAAAAGCTTCTGGACAAAGCAGATATCATTAGTACCATAAGCTACGGGATGCTCTCAAAACTAGAAACCAAAGCAGACACGCCAACCTACTTTTTCCCAAACTGGGTAGATGAAAACTTTATAAACCCTCAAAATGCCAAACAACATGAACTTATGAAATCCCAAAAGTTCAAAGTACTTTACAGTGGGAACATCGGCGCAAAACAGGACTGGGAATTCTTTTTAAAAGTTATTGAATACTTTAAAGATGATGAAACTATAGAATTTATAGTTGTGGGTGCAGGAGCAAAAAAAGAGTGGCTGGTTCAAGCAACTAAATCATATCATAATGTACTACACTTCATGCCTGTGGAGTATGAAACACTTCCAGACTTGCTTTGTAGTGCAGATCTACATATACTTTTTCAAAAAAATGATGTCGTTGATACTGTAATGCCTTCAAAACTCTTAGGTATGATGGCAAGTGCTGTACCATCTGTTGTTACGGGTAATTTGGAATCTGAAGTAGCCAAGGTTTTTGAAGTTTCCAAAGGAGGATACTTTTATGATAGTAAATGCTTCAACGATGTTGTAGGTGCTATCAAACAACTCACTTCAGAACAAAGCAAGGCTAAAGAAATGGGCTTTAATGCCAGAGCGTATATAGTCGAACATTTTTCAGCTTCAAAAGTACTGGAAAATTTTGAGACAAAAGTACAGGAAGTTATTGGAAATGATTAA